Proteins encoded within one genomic window of Pygocentrus nattereri isolate fPygNat1 chromosome 9, fPygNat1.pri, whole genome shotgun sequence:
- the tti1 gene encoding TELO2-interacting protein 1 homolog isoform X2 gives MADHQIDDPKIAFAYLRPSCVLLTKEPILCNIQALSGHLRAVSDGALQLLQDYALFPLRFVLKTPGPKREALVQAAMEAMTYVLENTCIHSWESLRDLFSELCLCLCSPTDPGKPAPASEELKLAVLRCLDALLHSAYGDVFFKLYEPTMLPGLGAAVSLFLALAEQEKAREVQTEALKCLLSLFIQCDCSRTHLEPEKEERRMLGSALATFLPGITRALSQVIGGDVRQGHAVTVKAMRVWYTTVGLVMEDDQLQNASKDNIDTSELGRVGGLVVKRTPSWSKATSKRLTLALQKVISCTSAHQHWRVRLELVNLSDYLLARCSRSLAECTGPLLEALVGAVNDEEPRVKERCSAVLDEVARRNQANGGQALKDVLSENLHGLVSSLPRLMRTTDDKRKLFVLNVFLGYLKILGPQIDLVLTSAAHLQRISKALMQVLELDVSDVRIVEERTFAHLVDLGLETLEAQLQRKYFLYFTDDKIFSALKQICRMLGHYGNIYLLVDHFLDLYKESLAYRKQAALVLNEIITGAAGIGIHMEPSRTDNFRINHSKTNHEDLKSAVMSIVEEYISLNNWHLPTVMEHADIEQQEKLQSPISAIMRGHEGNSLHLVPASNIGHRSPTLHQLNSNIWQICIQLEGIGAFALALGSDFCLLLMTSLYPVLEKAGDESLLVSQSALGAMHNLCVACNYSSPKDLVISNADYLLNDVSLNLGRPSVHPHAPRVLAVMFAHSDATLLPLVVDVVQDLLTMLDLSYDQRSLQFSSALHSLMKAMVRWFPSSAKDHIKPPRVPPSQNPKPLDLRQFLLDYKKQKELAEGIGANEEDLSDAEMPPVAPGCEDHSGLEEGPDVKPELPMHVSVAKDVMERCVHLLSHTSIGTRLKVLGIVELCVNVLSETENELLPMVHRCWPALLQRLTNDDPLVIPQAFRVLCVLGELCGDFLRKRVSKEVLPRLTSALWRQAETSARSGPLYTHTLTYKLQLAVLQGLGPLCVRLDLVDSDLDNISEACLPYLSCRQPIGLQEACLSVFRHLMQVDPDACWFRLTELCCPTAYELPHMSLHPVRLSGMDRQRNEYTDNVLKLLHELQLCEENETDSRAEK, from the exons ATGGCTGATCATCAGATTGACGACCCGAAGATCGCTTTCGCTTACCTGCGGCCCTCCTGCGTGCTCCTGACCAAAGAGCCAATCCTGTGCAACATACAGGCTCTGAGTGGCCACTTGCGTGCTGTTAGTGATGGCGCCCTCCAGTTGCTTCAGGACTACGCACTGTTTCCTCTCCGCTTTGTCCTCAAGACCCCGGGGCCCAAGCGGGAGGCTCTCGTCCAGGCAGCCATGGAGGCCATGACCTATGTTCTGGAAAACACCTGTATTCACAGCTGGGAATCTTTACGTGATCTCTTTTCTGAGTTGTGCCTTTGCCTCTGTTCCCCCACGGATCCAGGAAAGCCAGCTCCAGCCTCAGAGGAGCTGAAGTTGGCGGTGCTGCGATGCCTGGATGCCCTCTTGCATTCCGCATATGGCGATGTTTTCTTTAAGCTTTACGAACCAACAATGCTGCCTGGACTTGGAGCTGCTGTATCCTTGTTTCTGGCCCTAGCAGAGCAAGAGAAGGCCAGAGAGGTGCAGACAGAAGCTCTGAAgtgtctcctctctctgtttataCAGTGTGATTGTTCAAGAACTCATTTGGAGccagaaaaagaggagaggcGTATGCTTGGCAGTGCTCTGGCCACGTTCCTTCCAGGAATCACCCGTGCCTTGAGTCAAGTGATTGGTGGAGATGTAAGACAAGGACATGCAGTTACGGTGAAAGCCATGCGAGTTTGGTACACAACAGTGGGACTTGTCATGGAGGATGACCAGCTTCAGAATGCTAGCAAAGACAACATAGACACATCTGAATTAGGGAGGGTTGGAGGACTGGTGGTGAAAAGGACTCCATCTTGGAGCAAGGCCACCTCCAAAAGACTTACTTTGGCTTTGCAGAAGGTTATCTCTTGTACTTCTGCACACCAGCACTGGAGAGTAAGACTGGAACTTGTCAATCTCTCAGACTATCTCCTCGCCCGCTGCAGCAGGTCTCTAGCAGAATGCACTGGTCCTCTTCTGGAAGCGCTGGTAGGGGCAGTCAATGATGAGGAACCTAGAGTCAAAGAGAGGTGCAGTGCAGTCCTTGATGAAGTAGCTAGAAGAAACCAAGCTAATGGAGGTCAGGCCCTCAAAGACGTTCTGTCAGAAAACTTGCATGGCTTGGTGTCCTCGCTGCCTCGTCTCATGAGAACGACAGATGACAAGCGCAAACTATTCGTGCTCAATGTCTTCTTGGGGTACCTGAAGATCTTGGGGCCACAGATAGATTTGGTGCTGACGTCAGCGGCACACCTGCAGCGTATCTCCAAAGCACTAATGCAGGTACTGGAGTTGGACGTCTCAGATGTGAGGATTGTAGAAGAAAGGACTTTTGCACACTTGGTGGACCTGGGACTGGAGACTCTTGAAGCACAGTTACAGAGGAAGTACTTTCTCTACTTTACAGATGACAAGATCTTCTCTGCATTAAAGCAGATTTGCCGGATGTTAGGGCACTATGGAAACATCTACTTACTCGTGGACCACTTTCTGGATCTCTACAAGGAGTCTTTGGCTTATCGTAAACAAGCTGCCCTGGTTCTCAATGAGATTATCACAGGGGCAGCAGGAATTGGCATACATATGGAACCTTCTAGGACAGACAATTTTAGAATTAACCATTCTAAAACAAACCATGAAGACCTAAAATCTGCAGTCATGTCTATTGTTGAGGAATACATCAGTTTGAATAATTGGCATCTCCCCACTGTAATGGAGCACGCAGATATTGAGCAACAGGAGAAACTTCAATCTCCGATCTCTGCAATCATGAGAGGCCATGAGGGTAACAGCCTGCATCTGGTTCCAGCTTCCAACATTGGTCACAGATCTCCAACACTCCACCAGCTGAACAGCAACATCTGGCAGATATGTATCCAGCTGGAGGGGATTGGTGCCTTTGCTTTAGCCTTGGGCAGTGACTTCTGTCTGCTTCTGATGACCTCACTTTACCCAGTGCTGGAGAAAGCAGGAGATGAGTCACTCCTGGTCAGCCAGTCCGCTCTCGGCGCCATGCACAACCTTTGCGTGGCTTGCAATTACAGCTCGCCCAAGGACTTGGTCATCAGCAATGCGGACTACCTGCTGAACGATGTATCCCTTAACCTGGGCAGACCCAGCGTTCACCCTCATGCTCCCCGGGTTCTTGCCGTCATGTTTGCCCATTCAGATGCAACTTTGCTGCCCCTAGTGGTTGACGTGGTGCAGGACTTGTTAACAATGCTGGATCTGAGCTATGACCAGAGATCACTGCAATTCTCTTCTGCACTGCATTCACTCATGAAGGCAATGG TGAGGTGGTTTCCTTCAAGTGCTAAAGATCACATAAAGCCTCCTAGAGTCCCACCCAGCCAGAATCCCAAGCCACTTGACCTGCGGCAGTTTCTCCTGGACTACAAAAAGCAGAAGGAGCTGGCTGAAGGGATCGGTGCTAATGAGGAAGACCTCAGTGATGCAG AGATGCCTCCAGTAGCCCCGGGTTGTGAGGATCACAGTGGATTGGAGGAAGGTCCTGATGTAAAACCGGAGCTGCCCATGCACGTTTCTGTAGCTAAAGATGTGATGGAGCGCTGTGTCCACCTGTTGTCGCACACCAGCATAGGAACACGACTGAAG GTGCTGGGCATTGTGgagctgtgtgtgaatgtactGTCTGAGACTGAGAATGAGCTTTTACCCATGGTGCACCGCTGCTGGCCTGCGCTCCTCCAACGCCTCACGAATGATGATCCGCTGGTGATACCGCAAGCTTTCAGG gtgCTGTGCGTGTTGGGAGAGTTGTGTGGTGACTTCCTGAGGAAACGTGTGTCTAAAGAGGTTCTGCCCAGGCTCACCTCTGCCCTGTGGCGGCAGGCCGAGACCAGCGCCCGTTCTGGCCCGCtttacacccacacactcacctaCAAGCTGCAGCTGGCAGTGCTGCAGGGTCTGGGACCCCTGTGTGTGCGTCTGGATCTGG TGGACTCTGATCTGGACAACATCTCCGAGGCCTGTCTGCCTTACCTGAGCTGCCGGCAGCCAATCGGACTGCAGGAGGCCTGCCTGAG TGTTTTCCGGCATCTGATGCAGGTGGATCCGGACGCGTGCTGGTTCAGGTTGACCGAGCTGTGCTGTCCCACAGCGTACGAGCTACCCCACATGAGCCTGCACCCCGTCAGACTGAGTGGAATGGACAGACAGAGGAACGAATACACAGACAACGTCCTCAAACTCCTGCATGAGCTCCAGCTGTGTGAGGAGAACGAAACTGACAGCAGAGCCGAGAAGTGA
- the tti1 gene encoding TELO2-interacting protein 1 homolog isoform X1 — MPAVGHSWKMADHQIDDPKIAFAYLRPSCVLLTKEPILCNIQALSGHLRAVSDGALQLLQDYALFPLRFVLKTPGPKREALVQAAMEAMTYVLENTCIHSWESLRDLFSELCLCLCSPTDPGKPAPASEELKLAVLRCLDALLHSAYGDVFFKLYEPTMLPGLGAAVSLFLALAEQEKAREVQTEALKCLLSLFIQCDCSRTHLEPEKEERRMLGSALATFLPGITRALSQVIGGDVRQGHAVTVKAMRVWYTTVGLVMEDDQLQNASKDNIDTSELGRVGGLVVKRTPSWSKATSKRLTLALQKVISCTSAHQHWRVRLELVNLSDYLLARCSRSLAECTGPLLEALVGAVNDEEPRVKERCSAVLDEVARRNQANGGQALKDVLSENLHGLVSSLPRLMRTTDDKRKLFVLNVFLGYLKILGPQIDLVLTSAAHLQRISKALMQVLELDVSDVRIVEERTFAHLVDLGLETLEAQLQRKYFLYFTDDKIFSALKQICRMLGHYGNIYLLVDHFLDLYKESLAYRKQAALVLNEIITGAAGIGIHMEPSRTDNFRINHSKTNHEDLKSAVMSIVEEYISLNNWHLPTVMEHADIEQQEKLQSPISAIMRGHEGNSLHLVPASNIGHRSPTLHQLNSNIWQICIQLEGIGAFALALGSDFCLLLMTSLYPVLEKAGDESLLVSQSALGAMHNLCVACNYSSPKDLVISNADYLLNDVSLNLGRPSVHPHAPRVLAVMFAHSDATLLPLVVDVVQDLLTMLDLSYDQRSLQFSSALHSLMKAMVRWFPSSAKDHIKPPRVPPSQNPKPLDLRQFLLDYKKQKELAEGIGANEEDLSDAEMPPVAPGCEDHSGLEEGPDVKPELPMHVSVAKDVMERCVHLLSHTSIGTRLKVLGIVELCVNVLSETENELLPMVHRCWPALLQRLTNDDPLVIPQAFRVLCVLGELCGDFLRKRVSKEVLPRLTSALWRQAETSARSGPLYTHTLTYKLQLAVLQGLGPLCVRLDLVDSDLDNISEACLPYLSCRQPIGLQEACLSVFRHLMQVDPDACWFRLTELCCPTAYELPHMSLHPVRLSGMDRQRNEYTDNVLKLLHELQLCEENETDSRAEK, encoded by the exons ATGCCTGCTGTGG GCCACTCATGGAAAATGGCTGATCATCAGATTGACGACCCGAAGATCGCTTTCGCTTACCTGCGGCCCTCCTGCGTGCTCCTGACCAAAGAGCCAATCCTGTGCAACATACAGGCTCTGAGTGGCCACTTGCGTGCTGTTAGTGATGGCGCCCTCCAGTTGCTTCAGGACTACGCACTGTTTCCTCTCCGCTTTGTCCTCAAGACCCCGGGGCCCAAGCGGGAGGCTCTCGTCCAGGCAGCCATGGAGGCCATGACCTATGTTCTGGAAAACACCTGTATTCACAGCTGGGAATCTTTACGTGATCTCTTTTCTGAGTTGTGCCTTTGCCTCTGTTCCCCCACGGATCCAGGAAAGCCAGCTCCAGCCTCAGAGGAGCTGAAGTTGGCGGTGCTGCGATGCCTGGATGCCCTCTTGCATTCCGCATATGGCGATGTTTTCTTTAAGCTTTACGAACCAACAATGCTGCCTGGACTTGGAGCTGCTGTATCCTTGTTTCTGGCCCTAGCAGAGCAAGAGAAGGCCAGAGAGGTGCAGACAGAAGCTCTGAAgtgtctcctctctctgtttataCAGTGTGATTGTTCAAGAACTCATTTGGAGccagaaaaagaggagaggcGTATGCTTGGCAGTGCTCTGGCCACGTTCCTTCCAGGAATCACCCGTGCCTTGAGTCAAGTGATTGGTGGAGATGTAAGACAAGGACATGCAGTTACGGTGAAAGCCATGCGAGTTTGGTACACAACAGTGGGACTTGTCATGGAGGATGACCAGCTTCAGAATGCTAGCAAAGACAACATAGACACATCTGAATTAGGGAGGGTTGGAGGACTGGTGGTGAAAAGGACTCCATCTTGGAGCAAGGCCACCTCCAAAAGACTTACTTTGGCTTTGCAGAAGGTTATCTCTTGTACTTCTGCACACCAGCACTGGAGAGTAAGACTGGAACTTGTCAATCTCTCAGACTATCTCCTCGCCCGCTGCAGCAGGTCTCTAGCAGAATGCACTGGTCCTCTTCTGGAAGCGCTGGTAGGGGCAGTCAATGATGAGGAACCTAGAGTCAAAGAGAGGTGCAGTGCAGTCCTTGATGAAGTAGCTAGAAGAAACCAAGCTAATGGAGGTCAGGCCCTCAAAGACGTTCTGTCAGAAAACTTGCATGGCTTGGTGTCCTCGCTGCCTCGTCTCATGAGAACGACAGATGACAAGCGCAAACTATTCGTGCTCAATGTCTTCTTGGGGTACCTGAAGATCTTGGGGCCACAGATAGATTTGGTGCTGACGTCAGCGGCACACCTGCAGCGTATCTCCAAAGCACTAATGCAGGTACTGGAGTTGGACGTCTCAGATGTGAGGATTGTAGAAGAAAGGACTTTTGCACACTTGGTGGACCTGGGACTGGAGACTCTTGAAGCACAGTTACAGAGGAAGTACTTTCTCTACTTTACAGATGACAAGATCTTCTCTGCATTAAAGCAGATTTGCCGGATGTTAGGGCACTATGGAAACATCTACTTACTCGTGGACCACTTTCTGGATCTCTACAAGGAGTCTTTGGCTTATCGTAAACAAGCTGCCCTGGTTCTCAATGAGATTATCACAGGGGCAGCAGGAATTGGCATACATATGGAACCTTCTAGGACAGACAATTTTAGAATTAACCATTCTAAAACAAACCATGAAGACCTAAAATCTGCAGTCATGTCTATTGTTGAGGAATACATCAGTTTGAATAATTGGCATCTCCCCACTGTAATGGAGCACGCAGATATTGAGCAACAGGAGAAACTTCAATCTCCGATCTCTGCAATCATGAGAGGCCATGAGGGTAACAGCCTGCATCTGGTTCCAGCTTCCAACATTGGTCACAGATCTCCAACACTCCACCAGCTGAACAGCAACATCTGGCAGATATGTATCCAGCTGGAGGGGATTGGTGCCTTTGCTTTAGCCTTGGGCAGTGACTTCTGTCTGCTTCTGATGACCTCACTTTACCCAGTGCTGGAGAAAGCAGGAGATGAGTCACTCCTGGTCAGCCAGTCCGCTCTCGGCGCCATGCACAACCTTTGCGTGGCTTGCAATTACAGCTCGCCCAAGGACTTGGTCATCAGCAATGCGGACTACCTGCTGAACGATGTATCCCTTAACCTGGGCAGACCCAGCGTTCACCCTCATGCTCCCCGGGTTCTTGCCGTCATGTTTGCCCATTCAGATGCAACTTTGCTGCCCCTAGTGGTTGACGTGGTGCAGGACTTGTTAACAATGCTGGATCTGAGCTATGACCAGAGATCACTGCAATTCTCTTCTGCACTGCATTCACTCATGAAGGCAATGG TGAGGTGGTTTCCTTCAAGTGCTAAAGATCACATAAAGCCTCCTAGAGTCCCACCCAGCCAGAATCCCAAGCCACTTGACCTGCGGCAGTTTCTCCTGGACTACAAAAAGCAGAAGGAGCTGGCTGAAGGGATCGGTGCTAATGAGGAAGACCTCAGTGATGCAG AGATGCCTCCAGTAGCCCCGGGTTGTGAGGATCACAGTGGATTGGAGGAAGGTCCTGATGTAAAACCGGAGCTGCCCATGCACGTTTCTGTAGCTAAAGATGTGATGGAGCGCTGTGTCCACCTGTTGTCGCACACCAGCATAGGAACACGACTGAAG GTGCTGGGCATTGTGgagctgtgtgtgaatgtactGTCTGAGACTGAGAATGAGCTTTTACCCATGGTGCACCGCTGCTGGCCTGCGCTCCTCCAACGCCTCACGAATGATGATCCGCTGGTGATACCGCAAGCTTTCAGG gtgCTGTGCGTGTTGGGAGAGTTGTGTGGTGACTTCCTGAGGAAACGTGTGTCTAAAGAGGTTCTGCCCAGGCTCACCTCTGCCCTGTGGCGGCAGGCCGAGACCAGCGCCCGTTCTGGCCCGCtttacacccacacactcacctaCAAGCTGCAGCTGGCAGTGCTGCAGGGTCTGGGACCCCTGTGTGTGCGTCTGGATCTGG TGGACTCTGATCTGGACAACATCTCCGAGGCCTGTCTGCCTTACCTGAGCTGCCGGCAGCCAATCGGACTGCAGGAGGCCTGCCTGAG TGTTTTCCGGCATCTGATGCAGGTGGATCCGGACGCGTGCTGGTTCAGGTTGACCGAGCTGTGCTGTCCCACAGCGTACGAGCTACCCCACATGAGCCTGCACCCCGTCAGACTGAGTGGAATGGACAGACAGAGGAACGAATACACAGACAACGTCCTCAAACTCCTGCATGAGCTCCAGCTGTGTGAGGAGAACGAAACTGACAGCAGAGCCGAGAAGTGA